From Punica granatum isolate Tunisia-2019 chromosome 1, ASM765513v2, whole genome shotgun sequence:
ATTGTCTccatttacccaaaaaatggGAATCGTCTCCTTCTCTTCAGAGTTTGTCGGACAAGCAGGCCCAGATCAAAATCTggctctttttttctttctttctttttttaatctattGAATCGAATACTCCCGATTGTGGCATAGTTTGAGGACTATAATTTTCGCTGCAAATATGATTCATTTCCAGTATAGTAGTCCATTCTAGTATAAACCAAAATGTTCGAATATGACTAGCTACTATTAGAATCTTACCTAaccatgaaaatgaaaattaaagaagagGACGAAAGGAATGCTCTATAGTGTGGAAATATGACATTCTTCTTTAATGTCCTTTGGAGACTTCCAAACAAGGATGAGAAAGCAATGAAACTTCTTCCAACTGTGAGAGGTACCCCTTGGGCTTTGGGGTGTGAATCTATAAATAGCAGCTCTTTCTTCTCACATCTCCACAAATCAAAACATTTTTCCTTAGTTTCTTCTTCTAATTACATAACTCATATAATCTTCCCATTAAGAGCATTTTCAATCGTAAAAGAGTCATGGGTGTTGTTAGCTACTCTATGGAGGTCTCCACCTCGATCTCGCCGGCCCGGATGTTCAAAGCCTTTGTCCTCGATGACAAACTCATTCCCACCATCCTCCAGCAGGCTATCAAGAGCGTCGAGACTGTTGAAGGAGATGGTGGGCCCGGGACTATCAAATTGGTGCACTTCGGTGATGGTGAGCATGGTCTCCCTATGTTACgctttcaatatatatat
This genomic window contains:
- the LOC116192276 gene encoding major allergen Pru av 1-like, coding for MGVVSYSMEVSTSISPARMFKAFVLDDKLIPTILQQAIKSVETVEGDGGPGTIKLVHFGDASTFNSVKHRVDELDKEKLRYSYTIIEGDALMGALEKITNELKFEAGQGGGCVCKSTSK